In Oceanobacillus sp. FSL K6-2867, one DNA window encodes the following:
- a CDS encoding D-serine ammonia-lyase, with amino-acid sequence MEGKQIADKTIEQWIKQHPVLEEIMNTNEVFWVNPAYGNPNPKNKLTKTDIDDAAKRLKRFAPYIAKVFPETLETDGIIESPIKQIHSMQKTMEQQYDVVFQQNLLLKCDSHLPISGSIKARGGIYEVLKHAEELACKHGIISDDQDYTQFDSKAFKALFSNYEISVGSTGNLGLSIGIMSAQLGFKVTVHMSADAKQWKKDLLHSKGVQVIEYQSDYSKAVIEGRKQAEKNSRCYFIDDENSKTLFLGYAVAASRLKEQLQTMDIKVDAEHPLFVYLPCGVGGGPGGVTFGLHAEFGDHVHCFFAEPTNSPCFLLGQMTGLQDKVSVQDFGLSNKTDADGLAVGRTSSFVGETVENMLSGCYTIQDARLYAFLRDLADTESILLEPSALAGFYGPVQLMTQQSGQNYIKKHNLQGKMNEALHLIWATGGNMVPHDVMQGYYETGKNVDL; translated from the coding sequence ATGGAAGGCAAACAAATTGCTGATAAAACAATCGAACAATGGATAAAGCAACATCCCGTCCTGGAAGAAATAATGAATACAAATGAAGTCTTCTGGGTAAATCCCGCCTATGGAAACCCGAATCCCAAAAATAAACTGACAAAAACGGATATAGATGATGCAGCAAAACGACTAAAGCGCTTTGCTCCTTATATAGCCAAAGTTTTCCCAGAAACCTTGGAGACAGATGGTATCATTGAATCTCCTATAAAACAAATACATAGCATGCAAAAGACAATGGAGCAACAATACGATGTTGTATTCCAACAAAACCTTCTATTAAAGTGTGATAGTCACTTACCAATATCCGGTTCTATCAAAGCAAGAGGCGGTATCTACGAAGTACTGAAGCATGCTGAAGAGCTTGCATGTAAGCACGGTATTATCTCTGATGATCAAGATTATACTCAATTTGACAGCAAAGCCTTTAAAGCACTGTTTTCTAACTATGAAATATCAGTAGGATCTACTGGAAACCTTGGTTTGAGTATTGGCATTATGAGTGCTCAGCTTGGATTTAAAGTAACTGTACATATGTCAGCAGATGCTAAACAATGGAAAAAAGATCTGCTGCACAGTAAAGGTGTTCAAGTTATAGAATATCAATCGGATTACAGCAAAGCTGTGATTGAAGGGAGAAAACAAGCGGAGAAAAATTCTCGATGTTATTTTATTGATGATGAAAACTCAAAAACACTTTTCTTAGGCTATGCAGTTGCAGCCTCCAGATTAAAAGAGCAGCTGCAAACAATGGATATTAAGGTCGATGCGGAACACCCCTTATTTGTTTATCTTCCTTGTGGAGTTGGCGGCGGGCCAGGTGGGGTTACGTTTGGTCTTCATGCTGAATTCGGTGATCATGTGCATTGTTTTTTTGCAGAACCGACAAATTCCCCATGCTTTTTACTTGGTCAGATGACAGGACTTCAAGACAAGGTTTCTGTTCAGGATTTTGGACTGAGCAACAAGACAGATGCAGATGGACTTGCAGTTGGGAGAACCTCCAGCTTTGTAGGTGAAACGGTTGAGAACATGCTAAGCGGCTGCTATACGATTCAAGATGCTAGACTGTATGCTTTTCTTCGGGATCTAGCTGATACAGAATCAATTCTTCTGGAACCATCGGCACTAGCGGGATTTTATGGACCTGTACAGCTTATGACGCAGCAAAGCGGGCAAAATTATATCAAAAAACATAATCTGCAAGGCAAGATGAACGAGGCCCTTCATCTCATATGGGCAACTGGCGGAAACATGGTCCCCCATGACGTGATGCAAGGCTATTATGAAACAGGTAAAAATGTAGATCTTTGA